A single window of Loxodonta africana isolate mLoxAfr1 chromosome 10, mLoxAfr1.hap2, whole genome shotgun sequence DNA harbors:
- the LOC100669053 gene encoding olfactory receptor 4K15-like — protein sequence MDQGNNSRMTQFVLHSLSRPRELQLFYFAFFTLFYSFIMLGNLLIVLTVLSEPTLHTPMYFLLINLSFIDVCLSTFATPKMIVDFLMDHKTISFEGCMAQIFFHHVFAAGEMTLLVAMAYDRYVAICQPLHYAAIMSVRKCTGLVVGSWLIGVLHSVSQLVFTVNLPFCGPNQVDSFFCDLPLVIQLACTDTYIIQILTLLDSDLIAMSSFVLLLISYTLILVTVRRRSSVGMAKARATLTAHVTVVTLFFGPCIFIYAWPFSNFPIDKFLSIFYTVFTPLLNPLIYTLRNKEVISAMQKLRRRQVSS from the coding sequence ATGGACCAAGGAAATAACTCAAGAATGACTCAATTTGTGTTGCACAGTCTTTCACGGCCTCGAGAGCTGCAACTTTTCTATTTTGCATTTTTCACACTTTTCTATTCATTTATTATGCTGGGAAACCTCCTCATTGTGCTCACGGTCCTCTCTGAACCTACgctacacacacccatgtacttcctgctcaTCAACCTCTCCTTCATCGATGTGTGTCTGTCCACCTTTGCCACTCCCAAGATGATTGTTGACTTCCTTATGGACCATAAGACCATCTCCTTTGAGGGCTGCATGGCCCAGATATTCTTTCATCATGTCTTTGCTGCTGGTGAAATGACACTCCTTGTGGCCATGGCATATGACAGGTATGTAGCCATATGTCAACCCCTGCACTATGCAGCCATCATGAGTGTACGCAAGTGTACAGGCCTTGTCGTGGGCTCCTGGCTCATTGGGGTCCTGCACTCAGTAAGCCAGTTGGTCTTCACAGTAAACCTTCCATTCTGTGGTCCAAATCAAGTGGACAGCTTTTTCTGTGACCTTCCCTTAGTTATCCAACTTGCTTGCACTGATACTTATATTATTCAGATACTTACACTTTTAGACAGTGATCTAATAGCTATGAGCTCTTTTGTGCTCTTGCTCATCTCCTACACACTCATCCTGGTCACTGTGAGACGTCGATCCTCAGTGGGTATGGCCAAAGCTCGGGCCACCCTGACTGCCCATGTCACTGTGGTGACCCTCTTCTTTGGACCTTGCATCTTCATCTATGCCTGGCCTTTCAGCAACTTCCCAATTGATAAGTTTCTGTCAATATTCTATACTGTTTTCACCCCTCTCTTAAACCCCTTGATCTACACATTAAGAAATAAGGAGGTAATATCAGCAATGCAGAAACTGAGGAGGCGACAAGTAAGTTCCTAA